The Podospora pseudoanserina strain CBS 124.78 chromosome 7 map unlocalized CBS124.78p_7, whole genome shotgun sequence region CTGCGGAGACGTGGTCCCGATCCAAAAGCGAAACGGCGCAACGGGTTCGGCCAGCTTGtgggtgaaggagaagaaggtgggcCTCATCTGGGTCTTGGAGGAGATCCACGAGGACGTTGCGTATGTGGACGTTGACGAAGACGGCAACGTTGTCAAACTTTCCGGTGCGCTGGGCCCTATTTGGGGAGACGAGACGATCCAGCCTGGCCTGGACGTTGGGCGGTTGATACCCCGTATTCCGCGCCAAGGCTTTGACCCACGGTTCGGCGAGGTCGACTACTATGAGATTACCAAGAAGAAGTACTACACCTGCCGAAACTCCGACAGAATCAACATTCCGGCCACAGTCGAGCAGGTCCGGGGGACAACTGAACTGCGAGTGTCCAGTTTCCCCCACATTGCCGGTATCGTTGTGGTAGCCCCTCAGAGCTTGAAGATCAAGAGCTCAAACTCTGTCTTTTGTGGTGCCCTTTTCGGTCACGAGAAGCCGGACGGGATGTCTATCAACAGCCTGGTGCCCAACTTTGACAGGATCCTTCAGATTCTGACGGACGAAGATGGCATTCACTTGGTTGATGGCATCGTGATTCCGGAGCACTCCTTCAGGAAAGCATCGGCCTTCCTTGCCCTCAGAGAGGGCCGGCCGGATGCTGCAACGGGATTTTTGCGGCCCGAAGGTCTTCCGGCCAAGCATCGGGATGGCTCCGAACTCAAAATTGACATTCAGATGCGCGTGGTGAAGAGTGAAAACCAAACCACGATCCACgaggaggtggtcgaggaggggagcgATGACGACTCGGCGTCTGGGGGAGCCAACGACAAATTTGTGGTACCACACACAGAGATGGTTTATGCTTTGTGGATAACCTACTCTAGGCACCTGCACGCATCCAGAACAAATTTGGGAGTATCGTCGCCGTTGCTCTCTGGCGCTGCCACCCCGCTTCACCAACCGTCACCTGGACAAACACCCGCGCATACACCGGTGGAAATGCAGTCGGATTCCGACAACGAGCCGCCAAAGGAGGAACAGACGGCCGCCTCCTCGCTGGCGAGACAGCTGAAGGACGCTGCTTACAACGCCGCTGCCAAAATCACCGGGGGTGCCATCAAGGGCACCGAGGCACCAACggagcagcaacaaccggCGATCGCGGCTGATGCCAAGTCAGAAACAAAGAAGAAGTCGATCGACGACTTTGTCATCCTCGAGGAAATGGGACAAGGCGCCTACGGCCAAGTCAAGCTGGCCCGTTATCGCGACAGCGGCAAGCGCAGCATTCTCAAATATGTTACCAAGAGGCGCATTCTGGTCGACACGTGGACGCGAGACAGACGACTGGGTACCGTCCCGCTGGAGATCCACGTGCTGGACTACCTGCGTCGCGACGGCTTCAAGCACCCCAACATTGTCGAGATGGAGGACTTTTTCGAGGACGAAGTGAATTACTACATTGAGATGGTGCCGCACGGCTTGCCGGGGATGGATCTTTTCGACTACATTGAGCTTCGCGCCAACATGGAGGAGCAAGAGTGCCGGAGCATCTTTGTTCAGGTCGCGAGAGCGATTCACCACCTGCACACCAAGGCGCTGGTGGTGCACCGGGATATCAAGGACGAGAATGTCATcttggatggggagggaaggatcAAGCTGATTGATTTTGGGAGCGCGGCGTATATCAAGAGCGGGCCGTTTGATGTTTTTGTGGGCACCATTGGTGAGACTTCTTGGTCACTTGTCAGAAAACTGTGGATTGCTGACATTAGATGAAACAACAGACTACGCAGCCCCAGAAGTTCTGGCTGGCAGGCCCTACGGTGGCAAAGAGCAGGATGTATGGGCGTTGGGCATTCTGCTCTACACCATCATCTACAAGGAGAACCCGTTCTACAGCATTGATGAGATTATGGACCGGGACCTGAGGGTGCCGTATACCATCAGTGACGACAGCATTGATCTCATTCGGAAGATGCTGGATCGGAACGTGGAGCAGAGACTGGATATCGAGCAGGTGTTGGCGCATCCTTGGTGTAGGATGATGGAGtagatgggggggttggatgaagAGAGTGAtagagaggaggaaaagaggtGGTGGCGTGATGATACCCCGAGGTTTTTAGGAGGGAGGATAAAATGGACAGTGACAGAGAGATGGTAttagggggtttgggggttggttggttggttgtggaTTAAAACAAACAGAAGCTGAAgcgtttttctttctttgtttCTTGTGCTGCTGTGGATGGTTAAAGGGAATCGTGGATGCATGGTTTATGGCGTATATGACTATTGAGATGAGTAAAGATGATTAGGCGGATGAAAattgatgggttgggtggtaTATGTCtttgtgtttcttttgtggtgttgaagagcCGAAGAGATGTGGCGttagagagagagagagagagagagagagtgtgtgtatgatgctgatgatgatgggagagTTACATTATATTTTCACCAcctctgttgttgttgtcatggGAGTAAAGTCTGTATACATTATTTTTCTTTAGTCAATCGATAAGTTGTGAGAGTAGCCGGCGGCTGAGAGTCGTTCAAGCGTGCTATTCAACGGTGTTTGCAGTGATGGACAGAAACAGCGGACTAATGCCAACCACGCCAGGAACACCAATCACACACACCAAGGCCCCTTCTTTCTTCCAACGGTGGGGGGGTGAACAGTCTACCTGTGGAGGAGTAGTCATGTCCACGTCCCCTTCAGCATACTTTCGTAATCCTCACTTGTCCATGcgacgacgaagaaaaggagggggCCACACATCTGGCGTCTCTCACATCCCCGTCGTCatggtcctcctcctgctctaCCTCCTCGTCTCCTGGCTCGGAAGAGCGAGCGTGCGTTGACGTTGATGGGGACTTCCTCGCCAAGCATGTCAACGTCGTCAGGCGCTTGCTCGTGctcgggggagaggggacaTTTCTACCTCTCGGGATAAGGGGATGGATCCCCACTGAtttttggctgctggggggATTGTTAGCGTTTTGTCATTCGCTACGGGGTTTGATGCCCCTCTACTTGGAAGGGAAAGGgcaaaggggggggatgaagTGAGGTCATcgccgtcttcttctttgggcAGGAGAAGCGGCTatggatgttggggagggatatACCGGCTTCTCTTCCTGTCGACggcctttctcttcctgGCGGGCGCGGGCGCGGGCGCGGGCacggggacgaggacgaggacgaggacgaggccgatCAATTTGCTGATTATTGTTTGTAGGCTGTTTCAATGGGTTGTAGATGGGTGGATAGCATTGGGAGATGGGGTCGGGATGAGGTAGGGGGTTTATATATGAGAAAGGTGAGGGTGTACGAAAGGCTGTATGGGGTAGTTTTGGACATCgtgaggtgggtggaaaGTTTTTGGACATCGTGTATAAGTGGACGGGTTAGAGTTATTATCGATGTATTTGAAGTTTGTCTTGTCTCGATATTGCTGTCCGGGCTTTTGAGTAAAAGGAAATGGATTATAATGATCTCCTCTTCGACATGACAAAAGCGGCATTGGTATCTGTTTTCTATATCGCTGTTCCGAAAAAGAATACTGTTGAAGACTGTGTGGTTACGTATGCAGAAGCGAAGCTGCTATTCAGATTGCATTATTGTTTTCAGAAGTGATCTGTGTATcacttctcaacctcaagccAAACTCGCATTCAGGTGTTTACAAAGCGGTTTGCTGATATGCAGGCATGGTTGTCATTCTCGTCAAGATTTCTGCATCATTTCGGGTCACTTGAGGCTCTCCATGTCATCGTCTCCGGTGGCCCAAAACGTGAAGAGTCGATTCAAACTTTTCTGCCCCCCTAATGCCTCTCTCCCCATGTGGCGCTTTTAGGTTGAGCAGGTTCACCCGATAGACGAGTCTTTACTGTTCACTTATATCATTTGCGTCATCTGACTTGGGCATATTTTCACTATTTTAACcagcctttctcttcttttccgTGTGATGATCTTTctatcatcaccatcaccactagAACAGCTGTTCTGTTCACCTTCCCCAAGTTAGTCTTATCTAGGCTTTCGCATTGAAGACTTGGAATTGGTTTCTTCTTCTATTCTCTGTTACGCTctttctcctcatcatctaATCGACCGACGCTGACTTCTCCAAAGACAATGGGGACTACCCTCTCCTGTTTTCGTCAACCTGGCGACGGGGCCACGCACGGGAACGATCGAGTTAGGCAAAGCTCCATGGGCACACTCGTTGATAATTCCGTTCCGTCAAGCTTCAAGAGCGTATGCCCCGATGGTTCAGCCATACAAAAGTTCAAGGTCAcatcctctcatcatcctgtCGTACAAAGCTCCAAGGCCACATCAAATGATCCCGTCGTGCAAAGCTCCGAGGCCGCATCCTCCAACGAACAAACTGGGCAACACTCCGAGATCGCAACCTCAGACGCTTCTACTACGCAAAGCCCCAAGGCCACCTGTCCCAACTATTCCGCCGTGGAGAGCCCCGAGGTTacggcacctccaccatacGAAGGACCTGAGGACAAGTTCCCCAACACCCCAGTCACTCAATGCAAGCGCTGCAAACGTCTCTGCGAGCCTGGAGCTTTTGAGGATGGTATAGGATCACCGTACTGCGACTGGTACCACACAGGTAAGTAAGGCATGCCATGATAAGCCATCAGTTCCCATCTGACATGGCTGAACAACTAGGGAATTCCGTGTCGTTACGTGAATTCATCGACGAGGGTGGGGCTGATGTTGACACGAACGACCACCATAGAGGTGAACTGGATCACAAGAATGTGTGGCCATGCTGTCTACAAGAGAAATCGATATCTGAGGGCCCTTTTGTAAGCAGAGCCACCCAGGATTGGAGGGGGCTAGACAAGGGGAAGCTTGGTTGTGTGGAGTACAAGGGGAAGCATACTGCGGTTTGAGGGTCCCCTCTGAGGGGGTGTATCACAGGGCATTGGTTTGGCAGAGAAGAGATAGCAGGGCCTGTATGGTCTTGAATATGGCATGGAGCTACCGGGGCCGCCATGAACAAATTTATCTGGAATGCGGGTTCAAATCTACATAAACTGTTTCCCAGCATGATCTCTCGATGACCACGAACATATCCATAGAGGTTCCGATACAACCCGCACCTAGATACCTTGGTGCCTTACCTAGGTAAATAGCCAGAATCGCACCGCACCactttccttccttccctgcTTGCGACTATACCGCTTTGCTTCAGGTCCTATTGCTTCCTCAATTTTCAAACTAGAACAACAAATAatctcttccccctcatTTCTCTCTTTCACTCTCGCAACAATTAAACTCAAACCATCGACAAGATGAGCGACAGAACCACCAAAATCCGTCGATGGAAAGTCGATTTGTGAAATCAGAAGACGAAGCCGACACCAAGATCACcgcacctccctctccccacaAGGCTgcgaacaacaacaccgaggTCAAAAAGGGCGCGACCCGTCACTGGAAACGTTGCAGGAGACTGTTCGAagtcggtggcggcggtcgaGAGAATGGCGGAGCATCGCCTTGTTGCGACCGGCACCATCCGGGCATGTCAGTCAGGTTGCCGTTAGTAAGTTAGTAAAGCTCGACTGACAACCAAAAACCAACAGGAAAGCTCAGGGTTCTCCACGAGCTCCTCAAAGATCGGGGAACTGACCTTGACATGACGCCTTACAACCCGCGGGAcctcgagaagaaggttTGGGACTGTTGCTTGAACGTCTAGTCGTCGAAAGAGAAGCCTTTTGTCTCGAAACGGACGCAGGAGGTTTTTCAATCGGACAACGGGAGACTTGGATGTAGGCGATTCATGCAACAGCATTTTGCGGTTTAAGACACAAGGGTGTCTATCAGGGGGAAATGGATTAGTGtagaagggaggaggaatatCAAGCAGCCTTGAAGCTGGCATGAGGCTATAATCGAAATTGCCCACTTACCAGGAGGAAACACGATTTGAGTTTATAATATCTTGCTCGTCCAGGCGTGATACATTGTGCAGATACATACTCCACCATTGGTCCTGCTAATGTAGCTTCATCTCGGTGATCAGTATCTCCATGATCCTACATCCCGAGCGTGAGGGCTTCCTCTGATCACCCTGATAGCCCTTTCAACAGTTTCAACTCAGACAGACATCTTCTCATTTCGGCAGCAGAAAGTGCCCCTGCCCCTAAAACTCGTCCTACAATAGTCCACATTTTAAAAGAAATCCTCACAGttaacccaccaccaccaaacctcTCACCGATACGCCAACTCCTCATTCGCCCTGAAATTACACCTGCACTTACACTCGGGAACCGGACACTCCCTATGCCTAGCAAACCACTTCCTCGCGTGGTCCAAATGCAGGACGTGCAGGCACTGCAGACAAAAAGTGGGAAATCTCGCCGCTAGTTTCATCTCTTgatcctctccgcctcttACTCCTATcctgccaccgccgccaccgccaatTCCCCCCGTCCCTGTGTTATGATGCCAATGCCAGGCCTGGTCACTCCTCGGCAGCCCCACAACTTCCAAACAGACCACGCAGCGAGGTAAATGGCGTCTGCAGGTGGGACAAGAAATTCCACTGGAGATCATCTTGTCTGTGAACGGATTGTTGCTCCGGCCTTTGGAGGCCTTGGAGGTGTTGCCTGCTGGGATGATGGATATCGTGGCtggggatgggtgggttgATGAAGCGCTTGACGCAGAAGGGGGTAACAGCATAAAATTGGGGGTGGTACCCTCGTGACTAGGAGGGCGGTTCTGCTGGCCCGACATTGACGTTTCCGCGTCACAATACACGCAGCGAAGAGCGATTTGACGGCCGGGGGGTTTCACTGTCGGTCGGCCGAGGTGTTTGCTCCGTTTGGTGGACTCGACGTCAAATTTCGCGCGGAGGTAAAACGCATGGTGACGTTGGAGGTAGCGGCGGTAGGCTTCCCTGAATGCGGTTGCGCGAACGTCGTCGATGAAGCGGGGGGAGCAGATCGAGAGCAAAAGTGAGGCGGTTTGGAAGTCGTTGAACTTGTGGACATAGCTGCAGAGGATGTCGACTAAAGAGTCTGTGATGCCTGTGAGGACTATCCCTTCGATGTCGCCAGAGGAGATTGCTTTGTTGACTTGCGCTTGGAGCCAGTAGTCCAGgtggtcgtcgtcaaagGTTCGCAAGGCGATGAAGATGCGGTcgcggagaggaagggagggttggtCGGCGACTGAAGCCCAGTCGCCGGTTGCGATGATGGAGGAAATGGCGCGGAGATAGGGGTCGGTTTTGGAGGCGACGCGGGCGTCAAAGTCGAGGGTTTCGACCTTGTCTTTGCCTATTAgttggagggcgagggataCAAACAAGAGTTCGGGGTGCTCGTTGCTGGCTTTTTTGAGAACTTGGACGGCGCCTTTGATGTCACCTCGGAAGAGAGTGTTGGCGGCGACCATGGTGTACCAGGCTGAGTCTTTCTTGAGCGTCCTGTCAGACATGGCCTCTTCACACTCAGACTCATAGGATCGACCGTAGCTGCACATTTCCAAACACATCTCTCGGTGGTGAGGCCTCGACGTCGGCGCCGGGCCGTCATATTTGGGAATGCCGAGCTTTTTGTTGATCGCGTTGAGGCAGCGTTCCCACCCGGCCTCGTCTGGTGGCGGCTCGCCGTCGGAAAGTCTCATGTGCGGTCGGCTTCCGAGATCGTTTGACCATATTGTGTAGACGCCCAGGTATCCAATATCAAGAGGGTgcgacatcatccccccatcAGATGCCGCCTCCTGAGCGCCAGAAACCCACGCCCACACATCCCTCAACCAGACATCATCCGACACAATCTCCCTGTTTTTCTCATAGTTGAATAAGTACCCCTCCTTGGCTCGCAGAAGCATAATGTGATCCAGCACATTTCTTGCTTTGGGCGAGTTGCGGGCCAAGTACATAGTCTCCATGAGGAGTTTCTCATGGCGGTGGCGTTGTGAAGGCGGCTCGGCTTGAGTGCCTACCTCTGTGGCCTTGACCATTGATCTCAGCGCCTTCAGCTGTTCTGCAACAGTAGTTGCATTATGAAATGCTGCTGGAAGCTCGGCATCCCCAGAGACTTGAACAGTGAGGACTTCTTTGGGTGGTGTAGCAAACGTCTGCTCTACCACAGCAGCCACGTCAACTTTGTTGGAGCCAAAGACAGGCTTGTCGAGGAGAGCGGTCTCGGTTAGCAATGGCCCGAGCATGGCATGTGAATGAGATGGTTCAAACTCCATAAGGTCTTGATAGGGTGTGTTTTCTGCCACATGTCAGTTATCCATAAAGTGAGTGAGATGGAGACAAATTACCCTCAAATCCTCGATGTGGCGGTTGCCATGGGACCATTTTGTATGGGTATTCAGACGTAAAAGATGGCTTTTCGACCACACCAAATGCTCCGTTGGCCCTAAGGACCAGTATGCGCGGTTGAAGAACTGGGGAGCTCATCGTGATCCAGTCAAAAGACACAACTTTGTCATTCTTGCGAGCTAGGTCGGCGTAGAGAGGCTCGAGTTCGCGCGACCGTGCAACCTCGAGCAACTCTGGGCTTCCTTCCACAACCAACTCTGGCTCGAGATGCTCGCGCCTTGTGTGCAGAACCTTGAGTTGGCCTGTCCGTGACAACATTGCCAGCAAACCAGGTTGGTCACGGCAGAAACGAAGGGCCCGGATAAATGAATTTTTATTGTCCGTCAATGTTGAAtctgcctcctcttcaacggCATGGTCCAAACGTAAAGCGCCTCCCGGCGGTAGGCTGTCGGACTGCACAGCTTTGGCATATACTGGATTGACATGATGCGGGTCAATGTAGCGTCTGTCCCAGACCATCACACCAGGCTTATccaaggcggaggaggcaaaATAATGTGGGTCGGCATAGTcgatggcgaggttgttACAGCACCCTGTTCGGAACGTAATTGCCGCGTTATGATGGTCTCTGAGGTCGTGCAATCTCAATCCAGTCCCCTTGATGCCCGCGACCAGAAGATTGGGGTCGTCCTCAAAGAACTTGACACTCGAAACGGACACACTTGGTTCGAGCCGGTAGGTAGGGTCTGAAGGGGCACTGATGTTGGTGGGGAAACCCCTCACGGAGGAGTCGATCCCGGATAGTCGATTGACGTCCCAAATGTAGAGGCAGTTGTCATTCCTCACTCTTTCCAGAGCTACTGCTAGCTTCCCCATCGTGTTGAAGGCCACAGCGTGACATGTGCGTGACATCTTGAGTTCCAGCTCAAGATAGGCGTTGGAGTTGTCGTCTACTCGCAAAAGGTTGACCACGCCCGTTGGTGTTCCCACTGCCACCAGACCAGGCATTGAGGGTGACCAGTCATAAGCGGTAAGTGGTGGGATGTCAGCGTGTTCGGCGATTTTCCGATACTCGAATCGTCCGCGCTGGGCATGTCCTGTCGGCTCATACAACTGGACCATgcggtgttggaggttgatgtgtATGAATGAGCTATGGGAGGCATTGGGTGACCATTTGATCAGCCCTGGCTCGGGCCGATCCATGATGGCAGTTGCGTGGTCTGGCTGAGGTGAAGACGATGTGATGAGATTCAACAGCTCCGCTACCTCGTCAGTCGCGGTACTCTGTGTGTGGTTGAGCAGTGTGTCGTGTGTTCATCTGCTGAGACCTGGtttcatcatcaaagaagGAAGGTTCATCCAAGGTATGAGACTCGTGGGAATTAGTAACTCTTGTCAAACATAAAAGAGCGAATTGGTCATTTTTTTCGAAGCTGGAtcaaggtgttgttgagagcTTCCCTTCACATGGCGGATGAGATGAGGTTATAACTTcaataaccctaacccctgTCCTAACAGTGACTTGGCGGGGCAGCTGTAGTTGTCTGAGctccacctttttttttggccttCTCTTTATCGACAAGGAAGTTATCGCATCTCGTCAAGCAACTTTGAGACTTtacacagcaacaccaacaactaCCTTCACAATGGGTGTCAAACGATCTCGATCCGAGGCCCAAGCTGTGGGTGACGACAGCATACACCCTTCCAGAAAACGAGCGAGAGACGAGCGATCGCATAAGACCAAGCCGCGCAAAGCCGTCGACCTTGAGAACAACactgccatcaagaagcgcGCTCGCGCCATCGAGAGACTGCTGGCGCATGACCCCGAGAAGCTGCCTGCTCACAAGAAGAGGGAACTGGAGAGAGAATTGGCCGCTCACAAGCGCCGCATTGCCGATGCACAATACAAAAAGATCAGATCCAAGATGATTTCAAAGTACCACATGGTTCGCTTCTTTGGTAGGCTATTTTCTCTGTCTATTGTGTACTTCAACATACTAATCGACTATTGCAGAACGGAAAAAGGCCATCAGGATTGCAAAGCAActcgagaagaagctggcgcAAGCGACGAATGACGACGAGATTGCCAAGCTCAGAGAAGATCTTCACAAGGCGCAGGTCGACATTGACTACGCCATTTACTACCCTTTTATGGAGCCCTACATCAGTTTATATGCGAAGCCggcggagggagaagaggaaaaggcgGCTCAATATTTGCACACAGAGAGACCACCCATGTGGGCCCTGATTGAGAAGACGAGagaggagggcaagaaggcgCTGGAGAGGCTGCAAAATCGGAGACCAGCCGAGGAtgcggaggatgagggggcaCAAGATGATGGCAAGAAGAACTCCAAGAAgtccaaggccaagaagaagaaggaggaggaggaggaggaggaagatggtggcGGCTTCTTTGAGTAGGATCAAAACGGGAGTGAGGGTGCAGGGGAGGTGCTGCCAAACACGATAATCCGGCAGAGACCCGGGCTTGATTATGATACCCATGACGGCGAATAGTTTTTCTGTAGAAACGGAGGCATCCAGCTCGTGCAGCTATGATTTGCCAAACAAAATGCgactggtggaggaggcctTGTTTGTCTTTTGGGCCGCTGCGCATTATCAAGTGAGGCCCACAGCGCACTTACAACCACATTCGCGCGGCAGACTCTGTGGCTTTTGTTTGACCTCCTCGCAATGATCATCGCCCGTTCCATTTCCTCGTTTTCTCGAAACTATTGTTGCCAACTTCGCCAGCTTCACATCCAATTGGGACTCTTGTCTTCGTTTGCACACGAGGTCTTACCCCGCCCCACTTTGACAGCCTCGAACACATATAGAAGCCCGAATCCCCCCAAAGCCGCCCGCCTCATCAGCATCATGCCTCCCCCCAGAAAAGCGAAACGCAAACTGGGGCAGTTCGTCAATGACACGATAGCTCAAGCTCAGGCATCGCCGAAAAAGCTCAGACAGAAACTCACTCGCAACCCTGTTGCGCCTATGAGCACCATGGCGACAGCAACGGTTTCTTCTTCGGCTGCAAACGACGACGGCATCGATTACCAGTCCTTGGCATTGTTTGTTGAGCAGCAGATGAAAGACCCAAAACCGATCACACCTCTCCAACGTAGGGCGCTGACTGATTTGACTTCTTCTCTCAAGGATGAAGAGCCTGATACTGGTGG contains the following coding sequences:
- a CDS encoding uncharacterized protein (EggNog:ENOG503NUXE; COG:S), yielding MDRPEPGLIKWSPNASHSSFIHINLQHRMVQLYEPTGHAQRGRFEYRKIAEHADIPPLTAYDWSPSMPGLVAVGTPTGVVNLLRVDDNSNAYLELELKMSRTCHAVAFNTMGKLAVALERVRNDNCLYIWDVNRLSGIDSSVRGFPTNISAPSDPTYRLEPSVSVSSVKFFEDDPNLLVAGIKGTGLRLHDLRDHHNAAITFRTGCCNNLAIDYADPHYFASSALDKPGVMVWDRRYIDPHHVNPVYAKAVQSDSLPPGGALRLDHAVEEEADSTLTDNKNSFIRALRFCRDQPGLLAMLSRTGQLKVLHTRREHLEPELVVEGSPELLEVARSRELEPLYADLARKNDKVVSFDWITMSSPVLQPRILVLRANGAFGVVEKPSFTSEYPYKMVPWQPPHRGFEENTPYQDLMEFEPSHSHAMLGPLLTETALLDKPVFGSNKVDVAAVVEQTFATPPKEVLTVQVSGDAELPAAFHNATTVAEQLKALRSMVKATEVGTQAEPPSQRHRHEKLLMETMYLARNSPKARNVLDHIMLLRAKEGYLFNYEKNREIVSDDVWLRDVWAWVSGAQEAASDGGMMSHPLDIGYLGVYTIWSNDLGSRPHMRLSDGEPPPDEAGWERCLNAINKKLGIPKYDGPAPTSRPHHREMCLEMCSYGRSYESECEEAMSDRTLKKDSAWYTMVAANTLFRGDIKGAVQVLKKASNEHPELLFVSLALQLIGKDKVETLDFDARVASKTDPYLRAISSIIATGDWASVADQPSLPLRDRIFIALRTFDDDHLDYWLQAQVNKAISSGDIEGIVLTGITDSLVDILCSYVHKFNDFQTASLLLSICSPRFIDDVRATAFREAYRRYLQRHHAFYLRAKFDVESTKRSKHLGRPTVKPPGRQIALRCVYCDAETSMSGQQNRPPSHEGTTPNFMLLPPSASSASSTHPSPATISIIPAGNTSKASKGRSNNPFTDKMISSGISCPTCRRHLPRCVVCLEVVGLPRSDQAWHWHHNTGTGGIGGGGGGRIGVRGGEDQEMKLAARFPTFCLQCLHVLHLDHARKWFARHRECPVPECKCRCNFRANEELAYR
- the efg1_1 gene encoding rRNA-processing protein efg1 (EggNog:ENOG503P31U; BUSCO:EOG09264UKL; COG:A); this encodes MGVKRSRSEAQAVGDDSIHPSRKRARDERSHKTKPRKAVDLENNTAIKKRARAIERLLAHDPEKLPAHKKRELERELAAHKRRIADAQYKKIRSKMISKYHMVRFFERKKAIRIAKQLEKKLAQATNDDEIAKLREDLHKAQVDIDYAIYYPFMEPYISLYAKPAEGEEEKAAQYLHTERPPMWALIEKTREEGKKALERLQNRRPAEDAEDEGAQDDGKKNSKKSKAKKKKEEEEEEEDGGGFFE
- the FUN31 gene encoding serine/threonine protein kinase (COG:T; EggNog:ENOG503NWA9) gives rise to the protein MLGVYGGNHDNGDETRHDAEEQRGRSRLSPGLHIPKNRSTGNLGHMGGDNSEKARIRFSFDAGPSATEYDTITRSSIMTDHDHGLGLSGLRRIRQQHNPVRAPTMPSSGSRAPSLSALTRCSSVSVLSDMGNTPISPGPTSPAFTEDLNRFPSESLHSFSFAHQSEDLLHSRQNVLKKSIEFMKDRMGWSVSTSAAMASAQARVTGDVEMQNMLDLLAKAQLVGAGNIPNADLSIPTGPLSGPATMSDENVFDKEFIPRTESPGPIERTPLLSPLTLEPAELKDAPATAPLPRPQLLMGGEPDSESSSRTPTNESGTTAKTHTTGKTTPPPPAIRPNAALKRTMTDTVQISVQQKLMDAMAQPFLATEPVQAQHIISRKSPQQAFTPMINTATSLPGAAHGSTRWVPAAQAIFTTESKPPWTILAANDLACLLFGVTKAEVRKMGILEVVQEERRNWLSRKLQAGVHDDAGDGSENDAPSPTKVTTPTKSLLGARGGGITAKLLSKPNSRTQAPKTGRRPATIHNGDPKPPKPGHAHNNSKSRGVLLCGDVVPIQKRNGATGSASLWVKEKKVGLIWVLEEIHEDVAYVDVDEDGNVVKLSGALGPIWGDETIQPGLDVGRLIPRIPRQGFDPRFGEVDYYEITKKKYYTCRNSDRINIPATVEQVRGTTELRVSSFPHIAGIVVVAPQSLKIKSSNSVFCGALFGHEKPDGMSINSLVPNFDRILQILTDEDGIHLVDGIVIPEHSFRKASAFLALREGRPDAATGFLRPEGLPAKHRDGSELKIDIQMRVVKSENQTTIHEEVVEEGSDDDSASGGANDKFVVPHTEMVYALWITYSRHLHASRTNLGVSSPLLSGAATPLHQPSPGQTPAHTPVEMQSDSDNEPPKEEQTAASSLARQLKDAAYNAAAKITGGAIKGTEAPTEQQQPAIAADAKSETKKKSIDDFVILEEMGQGAYGQVKLARYRDSGKRSILKYVTKRRILVDTWTRDRRLGTVPLEIHVLDYLRRDGFKHPNIVEMEDFFEDEVNYYIEMVPHGLPGMDLFDYIELRANMEEQECRSIFVQVARAIHHLHTKALVVHRDIKDENVILDGEGRIKLIDFGSAAYIKSGPFDVFVGTIDYAAPEVLAGRPYGGKEQDVWALGILLYTIIYKENPFYSIDEIMDRDLRVPYTISDDSIDLIRKMLDRNVEQRLDIEQVLAHPWCRMME